The Centroberyx gerrardi isolate f3 chromosome 19, fCenGer3.hap1.cur.20231027, whole genome shotgun sequence genome has a segment encoding these proteins:
- the LOC139914714 gene encoding uncharacterized protein LOC139914714, whose product MEEETRMTEKGRGDAGSSEGESGLDTSNNSPGPTKRGRGRPKGTKKLQVWVTDVNLLELGSDFSNGGSTQPLSGRGSPKGSGKKRTAQQSEQESGDDNANDSQQQTAKGSESNKQASNEESSGTDHPPKKRGRPKGSSNKKTPNKAIASEDESGADLSNGGPNPPKKGRGRPKGSPSTKREAESAMSGEEDDGSSRSPRKRGRPKGSPNKKPRLTEEREASSEAESGADLSNGNPNTPRRGKGRPRKHVAEADGTNAEESVRDVSNGISKPSQRKRGRPAKVQKTATEPVTDGSQTPKRGRGRPKGSLNKTPSSFKVRGKVGRPRKVEAVASAVTGKKRGRPRKELPKRGRPRKYPLPSPEELKKPKVWKPLGRPRKYPRVDPPEGAAPTPRRSRGRPRKSESKKGAHLRKNLPATTSPSPRAASDGTPRKRGRPSGTVKSGDGTPRKRGRPKLSVKKRQTESALPGKRRRHTRGKEDSSAEQEEYEGEQVEQDEEMMPQEDAEDTEETVVDQDGSFAPLDDTDLPSTEAAMN is encoded by the coding sequence ATGGAAGAGGAAACAAGAATGACTGAGAAAGGACGAGGAGACGCTGGAAGCAGTGAGGGTGAGTCCGGGTTAGACACGTCCAACAACAGCCCGGGGCCGACTAAAAGAGGAAGGGGGCGACCGAAAGGAACCAAGAAGCTGCAGGTGTGGGTTACAGATGTTAACTTGTTGGAGCTGGGTTCAGACTTTTCCAATGGTGGGTCCACACAGCCCCTGAGCGGGAGAGGGAGTCCAAAAGGCTCCGGCAAGAAACGCACAGCGCAGCAAAGTGAACAAGAATCGGGAGACGACAATGCTAATGATTCTCAGCAACAGACAGCAAAAGGATCAGAGTCCAATAAACAGGCCAGTAATGAAGAGAGTTCCGGGACAGACCATCCTCCTAAGAAAAGAGGGAGGCCGAAAGGCTCTTCCAACAAAAAAACCCCTAACAAAGCTATTGCCAGTGAAGATGAATCGGGAGCGGACTTATCAAACGGTGGACCAAATCCGCCAAAAAAGGGAAGGGGTCGGCCAAAAGGATCCCCCTCCACGAAGCGCGAGGCAGAAAGTGCCATGAGCGGGGAAGAGGACGACGGCAGTTCGAGATCACCTAGGAAACGAGGTCGGCCAAAAGGTTCTCCCAACAAGAAACCCAGGTtgacggaggagagagaagcgagCAGCGAGGCGGAGTCGGGAGCCGACTTATCCAACGGAAACCCAAACACGCCGAGAAGGGGGAAAGGTAGGCCGAGGAAACACGTGGCAGAGGCGGATGGGACTAACGCGGAGGAGTCGGTGCGAGATGTTTCGAACGGCATCTCGAAGCCATCTCAGCGGAAGAGGGGAAGGCCAGCAAAAGTTCAAAAGACAGCTACTGAACCGGTCACAGACGGTTCCCAGACGCCTAAGAGGGGAAGAGGGCGACCAAAAGGCTCCTTGAACAAGACGCCCTCGTCCTTTAAGGTGCGCGGGAAGGTCGGCCGGCCGCGGAAAGTGGAAGCGGTCGCCTCCGCCGTGACGGGAAAGAAGCGCGGTCGACCGAGAAAAGAGTTGCCTAAAAGGGGAAGGCCGAGGAAGTACCCTTTACCGTCGCCCGAGGAGTTGAAAAAACCAAAAGTGTGGAAGCCGCTGGGAAGGCCGAGAAAATACCCGCGTGTCGACCCTCCAGAGGGAGCCGCTCCGACCCCCCGCAGGAGCCGAGGCCGCCCTCGCAAGTCGGAGTCTAAAAAAGGCGCTCACTTGCGAAAGAACTTGCCGGCGACTACTTCACCCTCGCCGCGCGCCGCCAGTGACGGGACCCCAAGAAAGAGAGGCCGTCCCTCaggtactgtaaaaagtggCGATGGCACCCCGCGAAAAAGAGGCCGCCCCAAACTTTCGGTCAAAAAACGGCAAACGGAGAGCGCATTGCCGGGGAAACGCCGGCGCCACacgagaggaaaggaagattCATCAGCTGAGCAGGAGGAATATGAAGgagagcaggtggagcaggatGAGGAAATGATGCCGCAAGAAGACGCAGAAGATACTGAAGAAACGGTCGTCGATCAGGATGGAAGCTTCGCCCCACTTGATGATACTGACTTGCCAAGCACTGAAGCAGCTATGAATTAA
- the tmem79a gene encoding uncharacterized protein tmem79a, protein MSGQSGLIPESDAEVVSGATAEPQVSGGKDQQGVEEKIKEESKEEEEEEEEEEEEEDQEEEEEVTGSAVLEPSTLPWPGDKEKRLEADEEDGASSQKATSEEGERDVGASGGSQDLSEGRGRAESDRKTKAKWRESMPEGERWREEEEEVELRRADKGDGSLADDEDEEEEEEEEEGQENWMPEKAALVFTPQVKILHPSSKELPQESRHFIEKDTEKELQTEPASAVQFYEWAEQDDNYTYFCDHVCSEKLKLGLATAAAALLFPLLVWGGYALLPFDAPLLESAPLRLVYTLRCSFFAIVPILLGVVVQGVARLRFSALKPLYQGKLESREVAVHWHFVNESLALFLFYFLQLAVMATYIDQDLLKLVPLLTIIFAFGRLIYWVCLSLDSSVRALGFGLSFLPILVMLGTNLYYVCSSLGQGAVFDVAQPTTAPPRQRWWG, encoded by the exons ATGTCTGGGCAAAGTGGTTTAATCCCAGAATCAGACGCAGAGGTGGTGTCTGGTGCTACTGCAGAACCCCAAGTATCAGGGGGCAAAGATCAACAAGGCGTAGAGGAAAAGATTAAAGAAGAgtcaaaggaggaggaggaggaggaggaggaggaggaggaggaagaagatcaggaggaggaagaagaagtgaCTGGCTCCGCTGTATTGGAGCCAAGCACTTTGCCATGGCcaggagacaaagagaagaggcTGGAGGCAGACGAGGAGGACGGAGCATCGTCACAAAAAGCAACttcagaggagggagagagggacgtgGGGGCGAGTGGAGGAAGCCAAGACCTGTCAGAGGGGCGAGGCCGAGCAGAAAgcgacagaaagacaaaagccAAGTGGAGGGAGAGCATgcctgagggagagaggtggagggaggaagaggaagaggtagagCTGCGGCGGGCCGATAAAGGGGATGGTTCACTCGCAGACGacgaagatgaggaggaggaggaggaggaggaagagggacagGAGAATTGGATGCCGGAGAAAGCGGCTTTGGTTTTCACTCCGCAAGTCAAGATTCTGCATCCGTCCAGCAAGGAGCTTCCTCAGGAGAGCAGACACTTTATTGAGAAGGACACAGAGAAGGAGCTGCAGACAGAACCGGCTTCAGCAGTCCAGTTCTACGAGTGGGCCGAGCAGGACGACAACTACACAT ACTTCTGTGACCATGTGTGCAGTGAGAAGCTGAAGCTAGGTCTGGCGACGGCGGCCGcagctctcctcttccccctgctGGTGTGGGGCGGCTACGCCCTCCTGCCCTTTGATGCCCCGCTGCTGGAGAGCGCCCCCCTCAGGCTGGTGTACACACTGCGCTGCTCTTTCTTTGCCATTGTCCCCATCCTCCTGG GTGTTGTGGTGCAGGGGGTCGCCAGGCTGCGCTTCAGTGCGCTGAAGCCGCTCTATCAGGGTAAACTAGAGAGCAGGGAGGTTGCGGTCCACTGGCACTTTGTCAACGAATCACTggccctcttcctcttctacttcCTGCAACTAGCCGTCATGGCAACCTACATCGACCAGGACCTGCTCAAGCTGGTGCCGCTGCTCACCATCATCTTTGCCTTCGGCAG GCTGATCTACTGGGTGTGCCTCTCCCTGGACAGCAGTGTGAGGGCGCTGGGCTTCggcctttctttcctccccatACTGGTCATGCTGGGCACCAACCTGTACTACGTCTGCTCGTCGCTCGGACAAGGGGCGGTCTTCGACGTGGCTCAACCCACGACGGCTCCTCCCAGGCAGCGATGGTGGGGTTAA